In Flavobacterium endoglycinae, one DNA window encodes the following:
- a CDS encoding IS1 family transposase translates to MESDQARCCRCVGAIRKMIKYGKTKSGNQRYICKACGKTRVENYAYLAYKGDINQNIIQLTKEGLGVRSTARILKISTTTLLKRIILIARNISKPIISRGKTYEVDELCTYIRHKKNYIWLVYALEKNSRTVVSFNVGKRTNKTLNRVLETLKLSEAKKIFTDRLKNYRYLLDEEIHSVKRFGTNHIERKNLTLRTHLKRLNRRTICFSKSLVIFTAVLKIYFWI, encoded by the coding sequence ATGGAGTCAGACCAGGCTAGGTGTTGCAGATGTGTTGGTGCTATTCGAAAGATGATAAAGTACGGAAAGACAAAATCGGGTAATCAAAGATATATTTGCAAAGCATGCGGGAAAACTAGAGTTGAAAATTATGCATATCTGGCTTATAAAGGAGATATAAATCAGAATATTATTCAATTAACTAAAGAAGGATTAGGTGTAAGAAGTACGGCAAGAATATTAAAAATATCAACGACAACACTATTGAAAAGAATCATCTTAATTGCCAGAAATATTAGCAAGCCGATTATCAGCAGAGGCAAAACGTATGAAGTTGATGAGCTGTGCACTTACATTAGACACAAGAAAAATTATATCTGGCTGGTTTATGCATTGGAAAAGAATTCTAGAACTGTTGTAAGTTTTAACGTTGGAAAACGAACCAATAAAACTCTGAACCGTGTTTTGGAAACTCTGAAATTATCGGAAGCAAAAAAGATATTTACAGACAGATTGAAAAATTATCGATATCTGCTTGATGAGGAGATACATTCTGTAAAGCGTTTTGGAACAAACCATATTGAAAGAAAGAATTTGACGCTCAGAACCCATCTGAAAAGATTAAATCGACGGACAATTTGCTTCAGTAAAAGTTTAGTAATTTTTACAGCAGTTTTAAAGATTTATTTTTGGATTTGA
- a CDS encoding IS1 family transposase: MSSNQTRCYRCVGDIRKMIKYGKTKSGNQRYICRACGKTRVENYAYLAYKGDINQNIIQLTKEGLGIRSTARILKISTTTLLKRIVSIARDITKPIISKGKTYEVDELCTYIRYKKNYIWLVYALEKNSKNVVSFNVGKRTNKTLNRVLETLKLAEAKKIFTDRLKNYRYLIDEKLHSVKRFGTNHIERNNLTLRTHLKRLNRRTICFSKSLVVFTAVLKIYFWI, encoded by the coding sequence ATGAGCTCAAACCAGACTAGGTGTTACAGATGTGTTGGTGATATTCGAAAGATGATAAAGTACGGAAAGACAAAGTCTGGTAATCAAAGATATATTTGCAGAGCATGCGGGAAAACTAGAGTTGAAAATTATGCATATCTGGCTTATAAAGGAGATATAAACCAGAATATTATTCAATTAACTAAAGAAGGTTTGGGAATAAGAAGTACTGCAAGAATATTGAAAATATCGACGACAACATTATTGAAAAGAATTGTATCAATTGCTCGAGATATTACCAAACCAATTATCAGCAAAGGCAAAACTTACGAAGTAGATGAACTGTGTACTTATATCCGATATAAGAAAAATTATATTTGGCTTGTTTATGCTTTGGAAAAGAATTCTAAAAATGTTGTAAGTTTTAATGTTGGCAAACGAACCAATAAAACGCTGAATCGTGTTTTGGAAACTCTGAAATTAGCAGAAGCAAAAAAGATATTTACGGACAGACTTAAAAACTACAGATATCTGATTGACGAGAAGCTGCATTCTGTTAAACGTTTCGGAACTAATCATATTGAAAGGAATAATCTGACTCTCAGAACGCATCTGAAAAGACTCAATAGACGTACAATCTGCTTCAGTAAAAGTTTAGTTGTTTTTACTGCTGTTTTGAAGATTTATTTTTGGATTTGA
- a CDS encoding GumC domain-containing protein, which produces MKNYMYCLALIVFCTMKLHAQTVGVGEVSAIESKAGSIEAARLRILQIESELPQLEKLWQDKLQKLRSEIEQIYKDRDNLIADMKAGARCSKCNEWKSEFEKKGQSFEKHLGEVKGYAIPATTSELETARKGFSEKIAILKVQLKNLEKGDNTILKKNEQIQKLKDDNDRLCQEITLHSKNYEMILLNDSKAKHKMWSDELMASAVKTLISDDKITICKAKIPQIEKEFQNLSEEIREKLKNDNEKLQQSKNNSISSNEQKINNIQTVHQSSILQLQEQLQKLEALKNDLQKELSSDSIAARLEMTGKQLVVIRDSITELEKQTKDSIALLQAENKKLNAEIWSLKTDLPNEQQKALLPLKEKRDAKKKETELLHAAAISELAENKKSFAEKTAQCQKNNDVYTTEISMECTRMYAAGQKVGCSVYNSIKGTVVSNWNETASCVKAVASLAKPYSTNVFNAYCKGQDSSGYMSGYKSFLASLSSEDKLAVKEASNADWFELMMR; this is translated from the coding sequence ATGAAAAATTACATGTATTGCTTAGCGCTTATTGTTTTCTGTACGATGAAATTGCATGCGCAGACTGTAGGAGTCGGAGAAGTATCAGCCATTGAAAGCAAGGCAGGATCTATAGAAGCGGCAAGATTGCGGATTCTACAGATAGAGTCCGAGCTGCCTCAGCTAGAGAAACTATGGCAAGACAAGCTGCAAAAGCTACGATCTGAAATCGAGCAAATTTATAAGGATAGGGATAACCTGATAGCAGATATGAAAGCGGGTGCAAGATGCAGCAAATGCAATGAATGGAAATCTGAATTTGAAAAGAAAGGACAAAGCTTTGAAAAACATTTAGGGGAAGTAAAAGGATATGCCATTCCAGCGACAACATCTGAATTAGAGACTGCTAGAAAAGGATTCTCAGAGAAAATTGCCATTCTTAAGGTGCAGCTTAAGAATTTGGAAAAAGGCGATAATACTATTCTGAAAAAAAATGAGCAGATTCAAAAACTTAAAGATGACAACGATAGGCTGTGCCAGGAAATAACTCTACACAGCAAAAACTACGAAATGATTCTGCTAAACGACTCCAAAGCAAAGCACAAAATGTGGTCAGATGAACTTATGGCTTCTGCTGTAAAAACACTTATATCAGATGACAAGATTACCATTTGCAAAGCTAAAATACCGCAAATTGAGAAGGAATTTCAAAACCTAAGCGAAGAAATCAGGGAGAAATTGAAAAATGACAATGAAAAGTTACAGCAATCAAAAAATAACAGCATCTCGTCCAATGAACAGAAAATCAATAATATACAAACTGTGCATCAAAGCAGTATTTTGCAGCTGCAGGAGCAGCTGCAGAAATTGGAAGCACTGAAAAATGACCTGCAGAAAGAGCTCTCTTCCGACAGCATAGCGGCCAGACTTGAAATGACTGGAAAGCAGCTCGTTGTAATTAGAGACAGTATTACCGAGCTAGAAAAACAGACAAAGGACAGCATAGCATTACTTCAAGCAGAAAATAAAAAATTAAATGCAGAGATATGGTCTCTTAAGACCGATCTGCCAAACGAACAGCAAAAGGCCCTTCTGCCTTTAAAAGAAAAGCGGGATGCAAAGAAAAAAGAAACTGAACTCTTGCATGCTGCGGCCATATCTGAGCTGGCAGAGAATAAAAAATCCTTTGCAGAGAAGACAGCGCAGTGCCAGAAGAATAACGACGTCTACACCACAGAGATATCTATGGAATGCACCCGCATGTACGCAGCAGGACAGAAAGTCGGATGCTCGGTCTACAATAGTATAAAAGGAACAGTGGTGTCAAACTGGAACGAAACTGCTTCCTGCGTGAAGGCAGTCGCATCCTTAGCTAAGCCTTACTCAACAAATGTTTTTAATGCTTACTGCAAAGGACAAGACTCATCGGGATACATGTCTGGTTATAAGAGCTTTTTAGCCTCACTTAGTTCAGAAGATAAACTGGCGGTCAAAGAGGCAAGTAATGCTGACTGGTTTGAATTAATGATGCGCTAG
- a CDS encoding sensor histidine kinase, giving the protein MEKYPIKILLVDDKQENLLSLQVILADQGYSFIEATSGKDALRILLKDQDFAIILMDVQMPLMDGFEAAELIRESDKLKHVPIIFLTANMDSADYIFKGYQSGAVDYMIKPLSSEILKAKVLVFTELYKKNRELQLKEEETSALNATITKASQELARQCEAVEKYAEELKRKNAELDAFTHISSHDLQEPLRKIQTFTGILLEKEYQNLSEDGRSRFNRILQATGRMRDLINDLLAFSQTNVMDRKYEIADLQQLVDNIKETLSESIMEKQAAIQTELHGPIAIIPFLFGQLLENLTSNALKFARQDVPMLIEIKTRLVMGKELEIEKLQPDTPYCHLSFKDNGIGFEPQHCEKIFGVFQRLHTRDKYEGTGIGLAIVKKIVENHNGIIMAEGELGKGATFHIYIPQEQSATRQKNHMSD; this is encoded by the coding sequence ATGGAAAAGTATCCTATAAAAATATTATTAGTCGACGATAAACAAGAAAACCTGCTTTCGCTTCAGGTCATACTGGCAGATCAGGGCTATTCCTTTATCGAAGCCACTTCAGGCAAAGATGCCCTGCGTATTCTGCTTAAGGATCAGGATTTTGCCATTATCCTTATGGATGTCCAGATGCCGCTAATGGACGGATTTGAAGCGGCCGAACTTATCCGCGAAAGCGACAAACTTAAGCATGTCCCCATAATCTTCCTCACAGCTAACATGGATTCTGCGGACTATATCTTCAAAGGATACCAGTCTGGAGCGGTTGATTACATGATCAAACCGCTTTCTTCAGAAATTTTAAAGGCTAAAGTACTGGTCTTTACCGAACTTTATAAAAAAAACAGGGAACTCCAGCTTAAGGAGGAAGAAACTTCTGCTCTAAATGCAACAATCACTAAGGCAAGCCAGGAGCTTGCCCGCCAGTGTGAAGCCGTGGAGAAATATGCTGAAGAACTAAAGAGAAAGAATGCCGAGCTTGATGCCTTTACTCATATCTCAAGCCATGACCTGCAGGAACCGTTACGAAAAATCCAGACCTTTACAGGTATACTGCTTGAAAAGGAATACCAGAATTTAAGCGAAGACGGCAGAAGCAGGTTCAACAGAATATTACAGGCCACTGGAAGGATGCGGGATCTCATCAATGACCTTCTGGCCTTTTCCCAGACCAATGTCATGGATCGCAAATATGAAATCGCAGACCTCCAGCAGCTCGTCGACAATATAAAAGAAACGCTGTCAGAAAGCATAATGGAAAAGCAGGCCGCTATCCAGACTGAACTGCATGGCCCCATCGCAATCATTCCTTTTCTTTTCGGACAGCTTTTAGAAAATCTTACCAGTAACGCCCTGAAATTTGCAAGGCAGGATGTTCCTATGCTCATTGAGATCAAAACGCGGCTGGTCATGGGCAAAGAACTGGAAATTGAAAAACTGCAGCCTGATACTCCTTACTGCCATCTAAGCTTTAAGGACAACGGTATCGGATTTGAGCCCCAGCACTGTGAGAAAATCTTCGGCGTATTCCAAAGACTCCACACAAGGGATAAGTACGAGGGTACCGGAATCGGCTTGGCCATCGTCAAGAAGATAGTCGAAAATCACAACGGTATCATAATGGCTGAGGGCGAACTCGGTAAGGGAGCAACATTCCACATCTATATTCCGCAGGAGCAATCTGCCACTAGGCAAAAAAATCATATGTCAGACTGA
- a CDS encoding HAMP domain-containing protein: MKNTPKPETAASKTNAAVPAADSISQTASRKQAQDEVLTDAEFLKILMKVKNGNFSQRFPTDQNGMRRSICETLNEIIDLNERMVFEFQKVGKSIGKQGKLTNRVVLDGARGSWSSCVDSVNTLISDLVHPTIEIAHVITSVAKGNLSQEMPLSIEGNPLQGEFLRIAKEVNGMVKQLNLFSMEVTRVAREVGTDGKLGGQAKVRGVGGVWKDLTDSVNKMASNLTGQVRNIADVTTAVANGDLSKKITVDVKGEILELKNTINTMVDQLNSFSSEVTRVAREVGTEGKLGGQAQVKGVGGTWKDLTDSVNQMASNLTGQVRNIADVTTAVAKGDLSKKITVDVKGEILELKDTINTMVDQLNSFSSEVTRVAREVGSEGKLGGQARVRGVGGVWKDLTDSVNQMASNLTGQVRNIAEVTTAVAKGDLSKKITVSVEGEILELKNTINTMVDQLNSFGAEVTRVAREVGSEGKLGGQAKVKGVGGTWKDLTDSVNQMASNLTGQVRNIAEVTTAVANGDLSKKITAVAEGEILELKKTINTMVDQLNSFSSEVTRVALEVGTEGKLGGQAKVKGVGGTWKDLTDSVNQMASNLTGQVRNIAEVTTAVAKGDLSRQITVDTKGEILELKNTINTMVGQLNSFASEVTRVAREVGTEGKLGGQAQVEGVGGTWKDLTDSVNQMASNLTGQVRNIAEVTTAVAKGDLSLQITVDVKGEILELKNTINTMVDQLRGFASEVTRVSREVGTEGKLGGQANVPGVAGTWKDLTDSVNQMAGNLTAQVRNIADVAIAVANGDMSRKITVDVRGEILQLKETLNTMVDQLREFASEVTRVAREVGTEGKLGGQANVPGVAGTWKDLTDSVNQMAGNLTTQVRNIAEVTIAVANGDMSKKITADVRGEILQLKETVNTMVDQLRAFASEVTRVAREVGTDGKLGGQAFVPGVAGTWKDLTDSVNQMASNLTDQVRNIADVTKAVANGDLSKQITVDVKGEILDLKNTFNTMVEQLNSFASEVTRVAREVGTEGKLGGQSQVKGVAGTWKDLTDSVNVMASNLTGQVRGIAKVVTSVAKGNLKQKLSIDAKGEVAQLTDTINEMIDTLATFSDQVTTVAREVGAEGKLGGQANVPGASGTWKNLTENVNQLAANLTTQVRAISEVASAVTQGDLTRTIGVEAKGEVEALKDTINQMIFNLKATTLRNQEQDWLKSNLAKFTQMLQGQKELKAVTTKILSELAAVVTAQHGLFYILEEGEDFMDSKLNLIASYAYLKRKNSLTQYGMGEGLIGQVAVEKERIILSNVPKDYIKINSGLGDARPKDVIILPVLFEGRLKAVIELASLDTFSQIHLDFLEGLTESIGIVINTIESNSRTEELLVQSQSLANELKSQQEVLKNTNEELEEKAILLANQKEEVELKNQEVEVARKALEEKADQLTLTSKYKSEFLANMSHELRTPLNSLQILANELIANRDGNLSDKQIQFAKTINACGDDLIQLINDILDLSKIESGYISVDYNPIRFDEISRFVESTFNPISQAKHLHFEIKMDESLPEVMETDSQRLNQILKNLLSNSFKFTEKGSVKLHIYKADRNWKTRSTSLDNAEAVVAFEISDTGIGISKEKQNIIFEAFQQAEGSTSRKYGGTGLGLSISRGLSDLLGGSIELESDTNTGSRFTLFLPLKFVQMPEITDIDVNEETSLIHAGKSHLKSLPSSSFKSADPEMYFADELGDDRNDIQPGDKVVLIAEDNETFARILLDKAREHQIKAVVTARGNDVVDYIQHFQPHAVTMDLNMPDASGWKILDRLKTDFNLRHIPVYIISGEDEKNKGLKRGARNFLVKPVTNDALESLFQDIKNSGKTKKKKLLLVDDNPEELQRITAALQGEDILISSALNAKQAADQLKKKSFECIILDLKLPDADGIDLISDLENNISGQETAIIIHSAGDPDKKQRSRLSRFAHSIITKSASSMDELADQTALFMHRMHKNLPEDMKQRIETFYLKEDVLTGKKVLLVDDDVRNLFAMTTALERYGLEVICAESGHEAIEILNQDSAADIVLMDIMMPELDGYETMKIIRKDMRHKHLTIIAVTAKAMKGDRQRCIESGASDYITKPVNVEQLSSLMRVWLK; this comes from the coding sequence ATGAAAAACACACCCAAACCTGAAACCGCCGCCAGCAAAACTAACGCAGCAGTTCCTGCCGCGGACAGTATCTCTCAGACTGCAAGCAGAAAGCAGGCCCAAGATGAGGTGCTGACTGATGCCGAATTTTTAAAAATCCTGATGAAGGTTAAAAACGGAAACTTCTCGCAGCGTTTCCCTACTGACCAGAACGGAATGAGAAGATCCATCTGCGAGACCCTGAATGAAATTATTGATCTGAACGAACGAATGGTATTTGAATTCCAGAAAGTCGGAAAAAGCATCGGAAAACAGGGAAAACTGACCAACCGAGTAGTGCTGGACGGCGCGAGGGGTTCATGGAGTTCCTGTGTCGATTCGGTAAATACCCTGATTTCAGATCTTGTCCACCCAACAATCGAAATTGCGCACGTTATCACATCGGTGGCAAAAGGAAATCTATCGCAGGAAATGCCCCTTTCGATAGAAGGAAATCCTCTTCAGGGAGAATTCCTGAGAATTGCCAAGGAGGTGAACGGGATGGTAAAACAGCTTAACCTGTTCTCCATGGAGGTTACCCGCGTGGCGCGCGAGGTTGGAACTGATGGAAAATTAGGCGGTCAGGCTAAAGTAAGGGGTGTCGGCGGTGTATGGAAAGACCTTACCGATTCTGTAAATAAAATGGCCTCGAACCTTACCGGGCAGGTTAGAAATATTGCAGATGTAACTACAGCAGTAGCCAATGGCGACCTTTCCAAAAAAATCACTGTTGACGTGAAGGGGGAAATATTAGAGTTAAAGAATACGATCAACACAATGGTGGATCAGCTGAACTCCTTCTCTTCGGAAGTAACGCGTGTGGCCCGTGAAGTTGGTACAGAAGGAAAACTGGGCGGCCAGGCACAGGTTAAAGGAGTCGGCGGAACCTGGAAAGATTTAACAGACTCGGTAAACCAGATGGCTTCCAATCTTACCGGCCAGGTACGTAATATTGCCGATGTAACAACAGCCGTGGCAAAAGGAGATCTTTCTAAAAAAATTACTGTTGACGTAAAAGGAGAAATTTTAGAATTAAAAGATACCATCAACACCATGGTGGATCAGCTGAACTCATTCTCTTCAGAGGTAACCCGCGTGGCACGTGAGGTAGGTTCTGAAGGTAAATTGGGAGGACAAGCAAGAGTTCGGGGTGTCGGCGGGGTGTGGAAAGATTTAACGGATTCGGTAAACCAGATGGCATCTAATCTTACCGGCCAGGTGAGAAATATCGCCGAAGTAACTACTGCGGTGGCAAAAGGCGATTTGTCTAAAAAGATTACCGTAAGCGTTGAGGGGGAAATCCTAGAGCTGAAAAACACCATCAATACCATGGTGGATCAGCTGAACTCTTTCGGAGCCGAGGTGACACGTGTGGCGCGTGAGGTAGGTTCCGAAGGAAAACTCGGCGGACAGGCAAAAGTAAAAGGTGTTGGCGGAACGTGGAAAGATTTAACCGATTCAGTGAACCAGATGGCATCGAACTTAACAGGCCAGGTGCGTAACATTGCAGAGGTAACAACTGCCGTGGCAAATGGCGATCTTTCCAAAAAAATTACAGCAGTAGCTGAAGGGGAAATTCTGGAGTTAAAAAAAACCATCAATACAATGGTGGACCAGCTGAACTCTTTTTCTTCTGAGGTGACACGTGTAGCACTTGAGGTGGGTACAGAAGGAAAACTTGGAGGACAGGCAAAAGTAAAAGGTGTCGGAGGCACCTGGAAAGATTTGACAGATTCGGTGAACCAGATGGCATCGAACTTAACAGGTCAGGTGCGTAATATTGCCGAAGTGACCACAGCCGTTGCAAAAGGGGATTTATCACGCCAGATTACCGTAGATACAAAAGGAGAAATCTTAGAATTAAAAAATACAATCAACACGATGGTGGGGCAGCTGAACTCCTTTGCATCTGAAGTAACCCGTGTGGCCCGTGAGGTGGGTACGGAAGGAAAGCTCGGCGGACAGGCACAGGTGGAAGGTGTTGGCGGAACCTGGAAAGATTTGACCGATTCGGTGAACCAGATGGCTTCTAACCTTACCGGACAGGTGCGTAATATTGCCGAAGTAACCACCGCTGTGGCAAAAGGAGACTTATCGCTTCAGATTACCGTAGACGTAAAAGGAGAAATCTTAGAATTAAAAAATACCATTAATACCATGGTGGATCAGCTGCGAGGTTTTGCCTCGGAGGTAACCAGGGTGTCGCGGGAAGTAGGAACAGAAGGAAAACTCGGAGGCCAGGCCAATGTTCCCGGTGTTGCAGGAACATGGAAAGACTTAACAGACTCTGTGAACCAGATGGCTGGTAACCTTACCGCCCAGGTGCGTAATATTGCAGACGTGGCGATAGCCGTGGCCAATGGAGATATGTCCCGTAAAATCACGGTTGACGTCCGCGGAGAGATCCTCCAGTTGAAAGAAACCTTAAATACCATGGTGGACCAGCTTCGTGAGTTTGCTTCTGAGGTAACCCGTGTGGCTCGTGAGGTGGGAACAGAAGGAAAACTCGGAGGACAGGCCAATGTACCAGGGGTCGCCGGAACCTGGAAGGATTTGACCGATTCAGTGAACCAGATGGCCGGTAACTTAACAACCCAGGTGCGTAATATTGCCGAAGTTACAATTGCCGTGGCTAACGGAGATATGTCAAAAAAAATTACGGCTGACGTCCGCGGAGAGATTCTCCAGTTAAAGGAAACCGTAAATACGATGGTGGACCAGCTGCGCGCTTTTGCCTCTGAGGTAACCCGCGTGGCCCGAGAGGTAGGAACCGATGGAAAACTTGGCGGACAGGCGTTCGTACCGGGTGTTGCCGGAACATGGAAGGATTTGACCGATTCTGTTAATCAGATGGCATCAAACTTGACCGATCAGGTGCGTAATATTGCCGATGTGACCAAAGCCGTTGCCAACGGCGACCTTTCCAAACAAATTACCGTAGATGTTAAGGGAGAAATCCTGGATCTGAAAAACACTTTTAACACCATGGTGGAACAGCTGAATTCGTTTGCGTCTGAGGTTACCCGTGTGGCACGTGAGGTGGGAACAGAAGGAAAACTCGGCGGACAGTCCCAAGTAAAAGGTGTCGCGGGAACTTGGAAAGATTTAACGGATTCAGTTAACGTAATGGCTTCCAACTTAACCGGACAGGTACGTGGAATTGCTAAAGTCGTGACATCTGTAGCCAAAGGAAACTTAAAGCAAAAACTTTCAATTGATGCCAAAGGTGAAGTGGCGCAGCTGACCGATACCATCAATGAGATGATCGACACCCTGGCAACCTTCTCGGATCAGGTAACAACAGTAGCCCGTGAAGTAGGTGCTGAAGGGAAACTTGGCGGACAGGCCAATGTGCCGGGGGCATCAGGAACCTGGAAAAACTTAACAGAAAACGTAAACCAGCTGGCCGCAAATCTGACCACGCAGGTACGTGCGATTTCTGAGGTGGCATCTGCCGTGACACAAGGGGATTTAACCAGAACTATCGGTGTGGAAGCCAAAGGAGAAGTGGAAGCCTTAAAGGATACGATCAACCAGATGATTTTTAACCTGAAGGCCACTACTCTCCGAAACCAGGAACAGGACTGGCTTAAATCCAATCTGGCGAAATTCACCCAGATGCTTCAAGGGCAGAAAGAACTGAAAGCCGTGACCACTAAAATCCTTTCAGAACTTGCCGCCGTGGTTACTGCCCAGCACGGTCTTTTCTATATACTGGAAGAAGGGGAAGATTTCATGGATTCCAAATTGAACCTCATTGCCTCTTATGCCTACCTTAAACGCAAAAACTCACTCACGCAGTACGGCATGGGTGAAGGACTTATAGGACAGGTTGCCGTAGAAAAAGAAAGAATCATTCTTAGCAACGTGCCAAAGGATTATATTAAAATAAACTCAGGTCTTGGGGATGCCAGACCAAAAGACGTTATTATCCTTCCCGTGCTTTTTGAAGGAAGGCTTAAAGCGGTGATCGAACTGGCTTCCCTGGATACCTTCAGCCAGATACATCTGGATTTCCTTGAAGGTCTTACTGAAAGTATTGGTATTGTAATTAACACCATCGAATCCAACTCGAGAACCGAAGAACTTCTGGTACAGTCGCAGTCCCTTGCAAATGAGCTTAAAAGCCAGCAGGAAGTGCTTAAAAACACTAATGAGGAACTCGAAGAGAAAGCCATACTGCTGGCCAACCAGAAAGAGGAAGTGGAGCTCAAAAACCAAGAAGTCGAAGTGGCCCGTAAAGCACTGGAAGAAAAAGCGGACCAGCTGACCCTGACCTCGAAATACAAATCCGAGTTCCTGGCCAATATGTCCCATGAGCTTCGAACCCCGCTGAACAGTTTACAGATCCTGGCCAACGAGCTTATTGCCAACCGTGACGGCAACCTTTCGGACAAACAGATCCAGTTTGCCAAAACCATCAATGCCTGCGGGGATGACCTTATACAGCTTATCAACGATATTTTGGATCTTTCCAAAATTGAATCAGGCTATATATCAGTGGACTACAATCCGATCCGTTTTGACGAAATCAGCCGTTTTGTAGAGTCAACCTTCAACCCTATCTCACAAGCCAAACATCTTCATTTTGAAATCAAAATGGATGAAAGCCTTCCTGAAGTGATGGAAACCGATTCGCAGCGTCTGAATCAGATCCTTAAAAATCTATTGTCTAATTCGTTTAAATTCACTGAGAAAGGATCCGTTAAACTGCATATTTACAAAGCAGACCGCAACTGGAAAACCAGAAGTACAAGTCTTGACAATGCAGAAGCTGTAGTAGCTTTTGAAATATCAGATACAGGAATCGGTATTTCAAAGGAAAAGCAGAACATCATCTTTGAGGCGTTCCAGCAGGCAGAAGGATCTACAAGCCGCAAATACGGAGGAACCGGACTCGGACTTTCCATCAGCCGCGGACTTTCTGATCTTCTCGGCGGAAGTATAGAACTGGAAAGCGACACCAATACCGGGAGCAGGTTCACACTGTTCCTGCCGCTCAAGTTTGTCCAGATGCCAGAGATAACAGACATCGATGTCAATGAGGAAACCAGCTTGATACATGCCGGCAAGAGCCATTTGAAATCACTTCCGTCCTCTAGTTTCAAATCTGCAGATCCTGAAATGTATTTCGCCGATGAGCTGGGTGACGACAGAAATGATATACAGCCGGGCGACAAAGTGGTTCTGATTGCTGAAGACAACGAAACTTTTGCCAGAATCCTGCTGGATAAAGCACGTGAGCATCAAATCAAAGCTGTTGTAACTGCCAGAGGCAATGACGTGGTGGATTACATCCAGCACTTCCAGCCGCATGCGGTGACAATGGACCTTAATATGCCGGATGCCAGTGGATGGAAAATACTTGATCGTCTGAAAACCGATTTCAACCTGCGGCATATACCCGTTTATATTATCTCTGGAGAAGATGAAAAAAACAAAGGCCTGAAACGCGGCGCCAGAAATTTTCTGGTGAAGCCTGTTACCAATGACGCACTGGAATCACTTTTCCAAGACATAAAAAACAGTGGCAAAACCAAGAAAAAGAAATTGCTGCTCGTTGACGATAATCCGGAGGAACTACAGCGAATAACCGCCGCACTGCAGGGAGAAGATATTCTCATCTCCTCTGCACTCAACGCAAAGCAGGCAGCGGATCAGCTTAAGAAAAAATCATTTGAATGCATCATCCTGGATTTAAAACTGCCGGATGCGGATGGAATTGATCTTATCAGTGATCTTGAAAATAACATCAGCGGGCAGGAAACTGCTATTATTATACACTCGGCGGGAGATCCAGATAAAAAACAGCGCAGCAGGCTCAGCCGTTTTGCACACAGCATCATTACCAAAAGCGCCTCTTCAATGGATGAACTGGCCGACCAGACTGCTCTTTTCATGCACCGCATGCATAAGAATCTTCCTGAAGATATGAAACAGCGAATTGAAACGTTCTACCTGAAAGAAGACGTGCTTACGGGCAAAAAAGTGCTGCTGGTTGATGATGACGTACGCAATCTCTTTGCCATGACCACAGCTCTGGAAAGGTACGGACTGGAGGTGATCTGCGCGGAAAGCGGGCATGAAGCAATTGAAATCCTCAATCAGGACAGTGCGGCCGATATTGTGCTTATGGATATTATGATGCCGGAGCTTGATGGGTACGAGACAATGAAAATTATCCGCAAGGACATGCGGCATAAGCACCTGACCATAATTGCTGTTACAGCAAAAGCGATGAAAGGCGATAGACAGCGATGTATCGAATCGGGCGCTTCCGATTATATTACCAAACCCGTAAATGTGGAACAGCTTTCCTCTCTGATGAGAGTCTGGCTCAAATAA
- a CDS encoding response regulator codes for MKTPNILLIEDDELDTISVERSLKKLEIEYTLHTAYNGLEALQLLRGIEHPLIPDVILLDINMPKMNGIEFLKILRRDERLKELKVFVMTTSSEGTDRTAAEDLGISGYIIKPLNYTDNTKRPDSMDAFVQFHLRKILLDGTS; via the coding sequence ATGAAAACCCCAAATATTCTGCTCATTGAAGATGATGAGCTTGATACTATATCTGTAGAACGTTCGCTGAAAAAACTTGAGATTGAATACACGCTTCACACCGCCTACAACGGATTGGAAGCTTTACAGCTGCTGCGCGGCATTGAGCATCCTCTCATCCCGGACGTAATACTGCTTGATATTAATATGCCGAAAATGAACGGCATAGAATTTTTGAAAATTCTCAGACGTGATGAAAGGCTGAAAGAACTGAAAGTTTTCGTTATGACCACCTCCTCCGAGGGCACTGACAGGACTGCTGCCGAGGACTTGGGTATTTCGGGTTACATCATAAAACCCCTTAACTACACCGACAACACGAAAAGGCCCGATTCAATGGATGCGTTTGTGCAGTTTCACCTGCGTAAAATACTCCTTGACGGGACATCGTGA